The following are from one region of the Arcobacter defluvii genome:
- the nifD gene encoding nitrogenase molybdenum-iron protein alpha chain, with amino-acid sequence MGPETLESLQKEALAEVLESYPEKVKKSRAKHLGIDSPETSKGSCDTTKSNKQTVPGVMSQRGCAYAGSKGVVWGPIKDMIHISHGPIGCGQYSRGGRRNYYIGTTGIDTFVTMNFSTDFNEKDIVFGGDKKLKKALAEIDELFPLNNGISIQSECPIGLIGDDIHAVAKVYKKESGTQTIAVSCEGFRGVSQSLGHHIANDMIRDYIMPDNSYKKDFESTPYDVSIIGDYNIGGDAWSTRIILEEMGLRVIAQWSGDATYKELAIAPKAKLNLLHCYRSMNYIARHMEQEFNIPWMEYNFFGPSKTTESLRKIASFFDESIQEKTEAVIAKYTAMTDAVIAKYRPMLEGKKVMLYVGGLRPRHVIGAYEDLGMEVIGTGYEFAHGDDYKRTKDEIERSTLIYDDANEYELEAFVKKLRPDLVAAGVKEKYVFQKMGLPFRQMHSWDYSGPYHGYDAFAIFARDMDLAINSPVWNHTKAPWEKEA; translated from the coding sequence ATGGGACCAGAAACATTAGAAAGTCTACAAAAAGAAGCTCTTGCTGAAGTACTTGAATCATATCCTGAGAAAGTAAAAAAAAGTAGAGCAAAACATTTAGGTATTGATTCACCAGAAACTTCAAAAGGTTCTTGTGATACAACAAAAAGTAATAAACAAACAGTTCCAGGAGTTATGTCTCAAAGAGGATGTGCTTATGCAGGTTCTAAAGGGGTTGTTTGGGGACCAATTAAAGATATGATTCATATCTCTCACGGACCAATTGGATGTGGACAATATTCAAGAGGTGGTAGAAGAAATTATTACATTGGAACAACTGGTATTGATACATTTGTTACTATGAACTTCTCTACAGATTTTAATGAGAAAGATATCGTATTTGGTGGAGATAAAAAACTTAAAAAAGCACTAGCAGAAATTGATGAATTATTCCCATTAAATAATGGTATTTCTATTCAATCTGAGTGTCCAATTGGATTAATTGGAGATGATATTCATGCAGTTGCAAAAGTTTATAAAAAAGAGTCAGGAACTCAAACTATAGCTGTTTCATGTGAAGGATTTAGAGGGGTTTCTCAATCACTTGGTCACCACATTGCAAACGATATGATTAGAGATTATATTATGCCTGATAACTCTTATAAAAAAGATTTCGAATCAACTCCTTATGATGTATCAATTATTGGAGATTATAACATCGGTGGAGATGCTTGGTCAACAAGAATTATCTTAGAAGAAATGGGATTAAGAGTTATTGCTCAATGGTCAGGAGATGCTACTTATAAAGAGTTAGCAATTGCACCAAAAGCAAAACTAAATTTATTACATTGCTATAGATCTATGAACTATATTGCAAGACATATGGAACAAGAATTTAACATTCCTTGGATGGAATATAACTTCTTTGGACCTTCAAAAACAACTGAGTCTTTAAGAAAAATTGCTTCATTCTTTGATGAATCAATTCAAGAAAAAACTGAAGCTGTTATCGCTAAATATACTGCTATGACTGACGCTGTTATTGCAAAATACAGACCAATGTTAGAAGGTAAAAAAGTTATGCTTTATGTTGGAGGATTAAGACCAAGACACGTTATTGGAGCTTATGAAGATTTAGGAATGGAAGTAATTGGAACTGGTTATGAGTTCGCTCACGGTGATGATTATAAAAGAACTAAAGATGAGATTGAAAGATCAACTCTAATTTATGATGATGCAAATGAGTATGAATTAGAAGCTTTCGTTAAAAAATTAAGACCTGATTTAGTTGCAGCAGGAGTAAAAGAGAAATATGTATTCCAAAAAATGGGATTACCATTTAGACAAATGCACTCTTGGGATTATTCAGGACCATACCATGGTTATGATGCATTCGCAATTTTCGCTAGAGACATGGATTTAGCAATTAACTCACCAGTATGGAACCACACAAAAGCTCCATGGGAAAAAGAAGCGTAA
- the ppk2 gene encoding polyphosphate kinase 2: MKIKEYKKELYDLQVELVKFQKEVIEKKLQVCIIFEGRDTAGKDGIIKRFLQHLSPREVRTVALNKPSDKDHMSWYFQRYVHFLPSKQEIILFNRSWYNRAGVEKVMNFCTQKELKSFFEEVGSFEQMLTHSGVIFFKYYLDISKDEQKERLKDRKTNPLKQWKVSPIDNKAQEYWDEYSKARDEMFIRTSFSFAPWYVVNADNKKKARLNVIKHFLSNMDYDKKNEKLLAFSGDIVCKFDPICYEKGLIKK, from the coding sequence ATGAAAATAAAAGAATATAAAAAAGAGTTATATGATTTACAAGTTGAGCTTGTAAAGTTTCAAAAAGAGGTAATTGAGAAAAAATTACAAGTGTGTATTATCTTTGAAGGAAGAGATACAGCAGGTAAAGATGGAATTATAAAAAGATTTTTACAACATTTAAGTCCAAGAGAAGTAAGAACTGTAGCACTTAATAAACCTAGTGATAAAGATCATATGTCTTGGTATTTTCAAAGATATGTTCATTTTTTACCTTCAAAGCAAGAGATTATTTTATTTAATAGAAGTTGGTATAATCGTGCAGGAGTTGAAAAAGTTATGAACTTTTGTACTCAAAAGGAGTTAAAATCTTTTTTTGAAGAGGTTGGAAGTTTCGAACAAATGCTAACTCATTCAGGTGTGATATTTTTTAAATATTATCTTGATATATCAAAAGATGAACAAAAAGAAAGATTAAAAGATAGAAAAACAAATCCACTAAAACAGTGGAAAGTAAGTCCTATAGATAATAAAGCTCAAGAGTATTGGGATGAATATTCAAAAGCAAGGGATGAGATGTTTATTAGAACTTCTTTTAGTTTTGCTCCTTGGTATGTAGTTAATGCAGATAATAAGAAAAAAGCTAGATTAAATGTGATAAAACATTTTTTGTCAAATATGGATTATGATAAAAAGAATGAAAAACTTTTAGCTTTTAGTGGTGATATTGTTTGTAAGTTCGATCCTATTTGTTATGAAAAAGGATTAATTAAAAAATGA
- the modA gene encoding molybdate ABC transporter substrate-binding protein produces MKKIILGLVFLCSSIFAGQVNIAVAANVSYAINELIAEFNKTNPDTKIQVTLGSSGKLTAQIKNGAPFNIFMAANMKFPESLYEDKIAITKPVVYAQGALAMLSSKELDYSKGINLIKEDSISKIAIANPKTAPYGTAAVEAIKNANLEEATKDKFVYAESISQTVTYATTAADIGFIAKSSLYDEKLSKYKENVNWASVDPTLYTPIKQGIVIINNAVDNAEVKAFYDFILGEKAKKIFVDYGYIVK; encoded by the coding sequence ATGAAAAAGATAATTTTAGGATTAGTATTTTTATGTTCAAGTATATTTGCTGGTCAAGTAAATATAGCTGTTGCTGCAAATGTTAGTTATGCAATAAATGAACTTATTGCAGAATTTAATAAAACAAACCCTGATACAAAAATTCAAGTTACATTAGGAAGTAGTGGAAAATTAACTGCTCAAATTAAAAATGGTGCTCCATTTAATATTTTTATGGCTGCAAATATGAAATTTCCTGAGTCTTTATATGAAGATAAAATTGCAATTACAAAACCTGTTGTTTATGCACAAGGTGCTTTAGCTATGTTAAGTTCAAAAGAACTTGATTATTCAAAAGGTATAAATTTAATTAAAGAAGATTCAATTTCTAAAATTGCAATTGCTAATCCTAAAACTGCTCCTTATGGAACAGCAGCTGTTGAAGCAATTAAAAATGCAAATTTAGAAGAAGCAACTAAAGATAAATTTGTTTATGCAGAATCAATTTCACAAACAGTTACTTATGCAACAACTGCTGCTGATATAGGCTTTATTGCAAAATCATCTTTATATGATGAAAAATTATCAAAATATAAAGAAAATGTAAATTGGGCAAGTGTTGATCCAACTTTATATACACCGATTAAACAAGGTATTGTAATCATTAATAATGCAGTTGATAATGCAGAAGTTAAAGCATTTTATGACTTTATTTTAGGTGAAAAAGCTAAAAAAATATTTGTTGATTATGGATACATTGTAAAATGA
- the nifH gene encoding nitrogenase iron protein: MSALRQIAFYGKGGIGKSTTSQNTLAAMCHYYGQKILIVGCDPKADSTRLILHEKAQSTIMQLASEAGTVEDLELEDVCKPGAGEFHYDNNEITEGYINCTESGGPEPGVGCAGRGVITAINFLEEEGAYDDELDFVSYDVLGDVVCGGFAMPIREGKAQEIYIVMSGEMMAMYAANNISKGILKYANTGGVRLAGLICNARMTDKEYDLAKHLAMQIGTQMIHFVPRSNHVQRAELRRMTVVEFAPTSDQAMEYKELARKIIANDLKVIPTPLEMDDLENLLMEFGLEEEADLDNIGKKAEEA, encoded by the coding sequence ATGTCAGCATTAAGACAAATCGCGTTTTACGGAAAAGGTGGGATTGGTAAATCTACTACATCTCAAAACACATTAGCAGCTATGTGTCATTATTATGGTCAAAAAATATTAATCGTTGGATGTGACCCAAAAGCAGATTCAACAAGATTAATCTTACATGAAAAAGCACAATCTACAATTATGCAATTAGCTTCTGAAGCTGGAACAGTTGAAGATTTAGAATTAGAAGATGTATGTAAACCAGGTGCTGGTGAATTCCACTACGATAACAATGAAATAACTGAAGGTTACATCAATTGTACTGAGTCTGGAGGTCCAGAGCCAGGTGTTGGATGTGCAGGAAGAGGAGTTATTACAGCTATTAACTTCTTAGAAGAAGAAGGTGCTTATGATGATGAATTAGATTTCGTTTCTTATGACGTTCTTGGAGACGTTGTATGTGGTGGATTTGCTATGCCAATTAGAGAAGGGAAAGCTCAAGAAATCTACATCGTAATGTCTGGAGAAATGATGGCTATGTATGCAGCTAACAACATTTCTAAAGGTATTTTAAAATATGCAAATACTGGTGGGGTAAGACTTGCTGGATTAATTTGTAACGCTAGGATGACAGATAAAGAGTATGACCTTGCAAAACACTTAGCAATGCAAATTGGTACTCAAATGATTCACTTCGTTCCAAGATCTAACCACGTTCAAAGAGCTGAGTTAAGAAGAATGACAGTTGTTGAGTTTGCTCCAACATCTGACCAAGCTATGGAATACAAAGAATTAGCAAGAAAAATCATTGCTAATGACTTAAAAGTTATCCCAACTCCATTAGAAATGGATGATTTAGAAAACCTATTAATGGAATTCGGTTTAGAAGAAGAAGCAGATTTAGATAACATCGGTAAAAAAGCTGAAGAAGCTTAA
- a CDS encoding TOBE domain-containing protein produces MNKLVATIKKINSIDSLNIVEFDFFGKNLKMMSLDLGKNIQIDKKVTLSVKPTNIIIAKNLFGEISLSNQFVATIQKIENGHLLSNIILKINDTYLESIITVDSSKKMNLQKDEDVLVLIKASDLSIQDVLDD; encoded by the coding sequence ATGAATAAATTAGTTGCAACAATAAAAAAAATAAATTCTATTGATAGTTTAAATATTGTTGAGTTCGATTTTTTTGGGAAAAATCTAAAAATGATGAGTTTAGATTTAGGCAAAAATATACAAATTGACAAAAAGGTAACTCTTAGTGTTAAACCAACAAATATAATTATTGCAAAAAATTTATTTGGAGAGATTAGTTTATCAAACCAATTTGTTGCAACTATTCAAAAGATAGAAAATGGTCACCTTCTATCTAACATAATATTAAAAATCAATGATACTTATCTTGAAAGTATTATAACTGTAGATTCATCTAAAAAGATGAATCTACAAAAAGATGAAGATGTTTTAGTTTTAATTAAAGCAAGTGATTTATCTATTCAGGATGTTTTAGATGATTGA
- the modB gene encoding molybdate ABC transporter permease subunit, which translates to MIELLKNIEFEPFLISFKLAGITTLILFFISLPIAWYLSQTKSKLKPYLEAVTALPLVLPPSVLGFYILWALSYNSPIGAFFEEHFGIKLVFNFYGLIIASCFYSLPFMVQPMQSGLESINKNLLEASYISGKSKFQTLFRIAIPNIKPSLMTAIIVTFAHTVGEFGVVLMVGGSIPGETKVASVAIYEFVEIMDYTNAHIYSLIMVILSFLTLLGVYIFNGKQKKLTGLHK; encoded by the coding sequence ATGATTGAATTGTTAAAAAATATAGAGTTTGAACCTTTTTTAATATCTTTTAAATTAGCTGGTATCACTACTTTGATTTTGTTTTTTATAAGTCTTCCAATTGCATGGTACTTATCTCAAACAAAATCAAAATTAAAACCTTACCTAGAAGCTGTTACTGCCTTACCTTTGGTTTTACCACCTTCAGTTTTAGGATTTTATATACTTTGGGCTTTATCATATAATTCACCAATTGGAGCTTTTTTTGAAGAACATTTTGGAATAAAACTTGTTTTCAATTTTTATGGTTTAATTATTGCTAGTTGTTTTTATAGCTTACCATTTATGGTTCAACCTATGCAAAGTGGCTTAGAAAGTATCAATAAAAATTTATTAGAAGCAAGTTATATAAGTGGGAAAAGTAAATTTCAAACTCTTTTTAGAATTGCTATTCCAAATATAAAACCTTCATTAATGACTGCTATTATAGTAACTTTTGCACATACAGTTGGAGAGTTTGGAGTTGTGTTAATGGTTGGAGGAAGTATTCCAGGAGAAACAAAAGTTGCATCAGTTGCAATATATGAATTTGTTGAAATTATGGATTATACAAATGCACATATTTACAGTTTAATTATGGTAATTCTAAGTTTCTTAACTCTTCTTGGAGTTTATATATTTAATGGAAAACAAAAAAAGTTAACAGGTTTACATAAATGA
- a CDS encoding ABC transporter ATP-binding protein produces the protein MIEININKLLHGSNGEMNLDVNLKINKGEFIALSGFSGSGKTTLLRILAGLEEAKGTLKIDNELWLDDKFSLAPQKRDIGFVFQDYALFPNFSVIDNLLYVKKDIDLANKLLEMTEMTELKNRYPNTLSGGQKQRISLCRALMNKPKLLLMDEPLSALDPEMRTKLQNEILTLHKEFNTTTIMVSHDPSEMYRLASRVVVLNLGKIINDGFPKDILLKTKGSQKFSFEGELLDIVKIDVIHVAIVSIGQQLVEVVVGNEEAANLKIGQSVSVSTKAFTPMMQTL, from the coding sequence ATGATAGAAATTAATATAAATAAATTACTTCATGGTTCAAATGGTGAAATGAATTTAGATGTAAATCTAAAAATAAATAAGGGTGAATTTATTGCTCTTTCTGGTTTTAGTGGTAGTGGGAAAACTACACTTTTACGAATACTTGCAGGACTTGAAGAGGCTAAAGGTACTTTAAAAATTGATAATGAACTTTGGCTTGATGATAAGTTTAGTTTAGCTCCACAAAAAAGAGATATTGGTTTTGTATTCCAAGATTATGCACTTTTTCCTAACTTTTCAGTAATTGATAATCTTTTATATGTAAAAAAAGATATAGACTTAGCAAATAAATTGCTTGAAATGACAGAAATGACGGAATTAAAAAATAGATATCCAAATACATTAAGTGGAGGACAAAAACAAAGAATTAGTTTATGTAGAGCTTTAATGAATAAACCAAAACTTTTATTGATGGATGAACCTTTATCTGCACTTGATCCAGAAATGAGAACAAAATTACAAAATGAAATATTAACTTTACATAAAGAGTTTAATACCACAACTATTATGGTAAGTCATGACCCAAGTGAAATGTATCGTTTGGCATCAAGAGTTGTTGTTTTAAATCTTGGGAAAATCATAAATGATGGTTTTCCTAAAGATATTCTTCTTAAAACAAAAGGTAGCCAAAAATTCTCATTTGAAGGTGAACTACTTGATATTGTAAAAATAGATGTAATTCACGTTGCAATTGTATCAATAGGTCAACAATTAGTAGAAGTTGTTGTAGGAAATGAAGAAGCAGCAAATTTAAAAATAGGGCAAAGTGTAAGTGTTAGTACAAAAGCATTTACACCGATGATGCAAACTTTATAA
- the nifK gene encoding nitrogenase molybdenum-iron protein subunit beta, producing the protein MQDVENIVNGQKLFLKPEYQEVLKNKKQFESAAGATSPEKVAEIQKWTESWDYREKNLAREAITVNPAKACQPLGAVMVALGFENTMPYVHGSHGCVAYFRTYFTRHFKEPTPCVSDSMSESAAVFGGLANMKDGLRNCNALYKPEMIAVSTTCMAEVIGDDLNAFIIGAREEAEGELDNILIPHAHTPSFVGSHITGYDNMMKSTLEQLSEGVTKEVDAERINIIPGFEPYLGSLKEIKKISKMFGDKIIMIGDHEEQWDTGAGEYKLYAGGTKIADAKTAINASATISLQKYSTVLTAKTIKNKWKQKYETCNPIGLSGTDGFVMKLAELTGKEVPEELKQQRARLVDAMQDSYPYMHSKKFAIWGDPDFLLGMVSFLVEMGAIPTHVLCHNAPRKGWEEDMKEILSKSPRAAECNIWAGKDLWHLRSLLFTEPVDFMIGNVYGKELYRDTKTPLIRIGFPIFDRHHLHRYSISGYEGGINLLTWITNSILDNLDEQTKNIAETDYFFDSVR; encoded by the coding sequence ATGCAAGACGTTGAAAACATTGTAAATGGACAAAAACTATTTTTAAAACCTGAATATCAAGAAGTTTTAAAAAATAAAAAACAATTTGAAAGTGCAGCTGGTGCTACATCACCTGAAAAAGTTGCAGAAATTCAAAAATGGACTGAATCTTGGGATTATAGGGAAAAAAATTTAGCTAGAGAAGCAATCACTGTTAATCCTGCTAAAGCTTGTCAACCTTTAGGTGCTGTAATGGTAGCTTTAGGATTTGAAAATACTATGCCTTACGTTCATGGATCTCATGGTTGTGTTGCGTATTTTAGAACATATTTTACAAGACACTTTAAAGAACCAACTCCTTGTGTTTCAGATTCTATGTCTGAATCAGCAGCGGTATTTGGGGGATTAGCAAATATGAAAGATGGTTTAAGAAACTGTAATGCTTTATATAAACCTGAAATGATTGCTGTATCTACTACTTGTATGGCAGAGGTTATTGGAGATGACTTAAATGCATTTATCATAGGTGCTAGAGAAGAAGCTGAAGGTGAATTAGATAATATCTTAATTCCTCATGCACACACTCCTTCATTTGTTGGATCTCATATTACTGGTTATGATAATATGATGAAATCAACTTTAGAGCAATTAAGTGAAGGTGTAACTAAAGAAGTAGATGCAGAAAGAATTAACATCATTCCTGGATTTGAACCATATTTAGGATCATTAAAAGAGATCAAAAAAATCTCTAAAATGTTCGGTGACAAAATCATTATGATTGGTGACCATGAAGAACAATGGGATACAGGAGCAGGAGAATATAAATTATATGCTGGTGGAACAAAAATAGCTGATGCTAAAACAGCTATCAATGCAAGTGCAACTATCAGTTTACAAAAATATTCAACTGTTTTAACAGCTAAAACTATTAAAAATAAATGGAAACAAAAATATGAAACTTGTAACCCAATTGGTTTAAGTGGAACTGATGGATTCGTTATGAAACTTGCTGAATTAACTGGAAAAGAAGTACCTGAAGAGTTAAAACAACAAAGAGCAAGATTAGTAGATGCAATGCAAGATTCTTATCCATATATGCACAGCAAAAAATTTGCTATCTGGGGAGATCCTGACTTCTTATTAGGAATGGTTTCATTTTTAGTTGAAATGGGAGCAATTCCAACTCACGTTCTTTGCCACAATGCGCCAAGAAAAGGTTGGGAAGAAGATATGAAAGAAATTTTATCTAAATCTCCAAGAGCTGCTGAATGTAATATTTGGGCAGGAAAAGATTTATGGCATTTAAGAAGCTTACTATTTACTGAGCCTGTTGATTTTATGATTGGAAATGTTTACGGAAAAGAGTTATATAGAGATACTAAAACTCCATTAATCAGAATTGGATTCCCAATTTTTGATAGACATCATTTACATAGATATTCTATTAGTGGATATGAAGGTGGTATTAATCTATTAACATGGATTACTAATAGTATTTTAGATAATCTTGATGAACAAACAAAAAATATTGCTGAAACAGATTATTTCTTCGATTCAGTTAGATAA
- a CDS encoding TOBE domain-containing protein encodes MEISSNLTLEILNQPFLLEKRIELLMAIQKTGSISKAAKEVPMSYKSAWEAVEAMNNLSISPIVQRETGGVGGGGTTLTTYGENLLKTYHLLKEEQKKFLENLNRMTDINTGTLKAIRRLSMQLSARNQISGIVELIEHGKVNAEVFIRLKSGYTLVSVITNSAVKNLDLKAKDEVVAIFKSSTVLLTTDITLNISARNKFQGVVDNINQGEINSEVVIDIGNADKIASVITTSSVNRLNLKPGSNVSAIIKASDIMIGK; translated from the coding sequence GTGGAAATATCATCAAACTTGACATTAGAAATTTTAAATCAACCCTTTTTATTGGAAAAAAGAATTGAATTATTAATGGCAATACAAAAAACTGGTTCTATCAGTAAAGCGGCAAAAGAAGTTCCCATGAGCTATAAATCTGCTTGGGAAGCAGTTGAAGCCATGAATAATTTATCAATTAGTCCGATAGTACAAAGAGAAACAGGTGGAGTTGGTGGTGGAGGAACTACTCTTACAACATATGGAGAGAATCTACTAAAAACTTATCATTTACTAAAAGAAGAACAAAAAAAGTTTCTTGAAAATCTAAATAGAATGACTGATATTAACACAGGTACATTAAAAGCTATAAGGAGATTATCAATGCAATTAAGTGCAAGAAATCAAATAAGTGGAATTGTAGAATTAATAGAGCATGGAAAAGTAAATGCAGAAGTATTTATAAGACTAAAAAGTGGTTATACACTTGTTTCTGTTATTACAAATTCTGCTGTTAAAAATCTAGACTTAAAAGCTAAAGATGAAGTTGTTGCAATTTTTAAATCAAGTACTGTTTTATTAACAACAGATATTACTTTAAATATTAGTGCAAGAAACAAATTCCAAGGTGTAGTAGACAACATAAATCAAGGTGAAATAAATTCTGAAGTAGTAATCGATATAGGCAATGCAGATAAAATTGCTTCAGTTATAACAACAAGTTCTGTAAATAGATTAAATCTTAAACCAGGTTCTAATGTGAGTGCAATTATAAAAGCCTCGGATATTATGATAGGAAAATAA